A stretch of DNA from Longimicrobiaceae bacterium:
CTCGCACGAGCCGGACTGCGCTGTACGGGATGCGGTCGAGGCGGGCGAAGTGAGCTGGGAACGCTACGACAGCTACCTGCGGATGCTCCGCGGCGACGAGGTCTCCGGGTAGGCGACTCCTGCGGACCGGGCAATGGAAATCGGAATCTACTCCTTCGTCGAGCGCACACCCGATCCGGAAACCGGCGCGCTGATCAGCGAGCAGGAGCGCATGCGGAACCTGCTCGAGGAGATCGAGCTGGCAGACGAGTTGGGCCTCGATGTCTTCGGGATCGGAGAGCACCACCGTCCCGATTACATCTCCTCTGCGCCGGCTGTGATCCTTGCGGCCGCCGCCGCGCGCACCAAGCGGATCCGCCTGACCAGTGCCGTCACCGTCCTCAGCTCCGACGATCCGGTTCGGGTCTTCCAGCAGTTCGCCGCGCTCGACCTGATCTCCGGTGGGCGAGCCGAGATCATGGCGGGACGCGGCTCCTTCATCGAATCCTTCCCGCTCTTCGGCTACGACCTCGACGACTACGACGCGCTGTTCGCGGAGAAGCTGGAGCTGCTTCTCAAGCTCCGGGAGGATACCCACATCACGTGGCGTGGCCGGTACCGCCCTCCGATCGAGGGGCTGGGGATCTACCCGCGCCCGGTCCAGAACCCGCTGCCAGTGTGGATCGCAGTGGGCGGCACGCCTCAATCGGTGGTGCGGGCGGGGACGCTGGGGATCCCCATGGCGCTCGCGATCATCGGGGGAACGCCCGATCGCTTCGTCCCCTTCGTCGAGCTGTATCGCGAGGCGCTCCAGCGAGCCGGGCACGATCCGGAGAAGGTGCCCGTCAGCATCAACTCACACGGGTACATCGCCGATGACGCTCGGCAGGCGATCGACGACGCCTATGGGCCTTACTCGATCACCATGGGACGCATCGGTCGGGAGCGCGGGTGGGCGCCACCCACGCGTGCACGCTTCGAGGCGGAGTGCTCGCCGCACGGGGCGCTTCTGGTGGGCGATCCGCAGCAGGTAATCGACAAGATCCTCTACGAGCACGAGCTGTTCGGACATGAGCGATTCCTGATGCAGGTGACGGTCGGCACGATGCCGCACCAGAAGGTGTTGCGGTCGATCGAGCTGTTGGGAACGGTGGTGGCGCCTGCGGTCCGGGCGGCGCTGGCCCGGGGAAGCGAGACGCCGGGTTGATCGTCCCGCCGGACCATGCCATGAACCTCCAGTCGCCAAGAACGCGGAGAAGATGCTGATGAGAGTAGCGACCCTCGCGCTGCTGATGGTGATGATGGGTAGTTGCGCGGCGAGCTCTTCCGGACAGGAGGAGTGGATCTCACTCTTCGATGGAGCGACGCTGAGCGGCTGGGAGGGGAACGAGGAGTATTTCCGGGTCGAGAACGGCGTCATCGTGGGAGGAACCACCGCGGCTCCGATACCGCAGAACGAGTTCCTGTGCAGCGAGAATTCGTACGGGGACTTCGAGATGGAGCTGGAGTTCCGACTGGATGAGGGGGTGAACTCGGGCGTGCAGATCCGCTCGGAGCGAATTCCCGACTCGCACGAGACGATCGGCTATCAGGCGGACCTGGGCGCCGGTTACTGGGGCGCGATCTACGACGAATCACGACGGAACCGCGTGCTGATCGCGCCCGAGGACAGCCTGATCGAGCGCACCCTCGATCCCACGGGATGGAACCACTACCGCATCCTGGCGCAGGGCCCGCGCATCCAGCTCTTCATCAACGGCGAGCGCACCGTCGACTACACCGAGACCGAGCCCGACATAGCCCAGAGCGGCCTGATCTGTCTGCAGATCCACAGCGGACCGCCGGGGGAGGTGCGCTTCCGCGAGCTGCGCATCCGCGAGCTCGACGCGGCTGGAGGAGATCCGGCGGAGTAATAGAGCTTTTTGCCTTTCCAACCTCCTTTGGCTATGTTGCGAGCAGCCGCCAGGGGTACTCCGGTCGATGCCGGGGTTGAGAGAGTCCCTTGGAACCTGATCCGGTTCAGACCGGCGTAGGGAGCGCGGTGGCGTAGAACGAGCAGGCGGCCGCGACGTGCGGCCGAACCCCTTGGCGCCATGCCCTCCCTCCCGGGCATGGCGCTTTTGTCATGCCCGGGACCGGATTCCTCGCAGCAACCAGAGGGAATGCCATGACTAACGACAACGCCACCCTCGTCCGCGGAAGGAAGCGGCAAGGGCCGACAGTTACTGCCGGAGACTACGGGGAGAACTTCCCGGCATCGCGGCGGGTCTACGTCGAAGGACGCTACGGGGTGCGTGTGCCGATGCGCGAGATCCAGCTGAGCGGCGGGGAGCCGCCTCTGCGTGTATACGACACCAGCGGCCCGCTCGGCGTCGACGTCCGTGAGGGCCTGCCGCCCCTGCGCGAGTCGTGGATTCGAGCCCGGGGCGGCGTCGAGGAGGTGGAGCGCAGCTATCGCCCGATCGAGGGCAAGCCCTCCGTCGAGCTTCCGCCGTCCCTGACGCGCCGGACCCTACGCGGGACCGGCCCCGTCACACAGATGTACTACGCCCGCCGCGGAGAGATCACCCCGGAGATGGAGTTCGTCGCGCTGCGGGAAGGGATGGACCCGGAGTTCGTCCGCAGCGAGGTGGCGCGAGGCCGCGCGATCATTCCCGCCAACATCAATCATCCCGAGCTCGAGCCGATGATCATCGGCCGGGCCTTCAAGGTGAAGATCAACGCCAACATCGGGAACTCGGCGGTGACCTCCTCCATCGAGGAAGAGGTCGAGAAGTTACGCTGGGCGACCCTGTGGGGTGCCGACACGGTGATGGATCTCTCCACCGGGAAGCACATCCACGAGACCCGCGAGTGGATCATCCGCAACTCCCCGGTGCCGATCGGCACGGTGCCGATCTACCAGGCGCTGGAGAAGGTGGGCGGGGTGCCAGAGGAGCTCACCTGGGAGATCTATCGGGACACGCTCATCGAGCAGGCCGAGCAGGGGGTGGACTACTTCACCGTACACGCCGGCGTGTTGCTGCGCTATATCCCTCTCACCGCCAACCGGGTAACGGGGATCGTGTCGCGCGGAGGGAGCATCATCGCCAAGTGGTGTCTCGCTCATCACCAGGAGAACTTCCTCTACACGAAGTTCCCGGAGATCTGCGAGATCATGCGGGCATACGACGTCAGCTTCTCGCTGGGAGACGGGCTGCGGCCGGGATCGCTGGCCGATGCCAACGACGAGGCGCAGTTCGCGGAGCTACGGACCCAGGGAGAGCTGACCCGGATCGCCTGGAACTTCGACGTGCAGACCATGTGCGAGGGCCCCGGTCACGTGCCGATGCACCTGATCCGGGAGAACATGGACAAGCAGCTCGACTGGTGCCACGAGGCGCCCTTCTACACCCTTGGGCCGCTCGTCACCGACATCGCTCCGGGCTACGACCACATCACCAGCGCGATCGGCGCCGCACAGATCGGCTGGTACGGCACGGCGATGCTCTGCTACGTCACACCCAAGGAGCACCTGGGGCTACCGAATCGGGACGACGTGAAGCAGGGTGTGATCGCCTACCGGATCGCCGCGCACGCGGCGGATCTGGCCAAGGGGCACCCGCGGGCGCGTGAGTGGGATGACGCGCTGTCCAAAGCTCGGTTCGAATTCCGCTGGCGCGACCAGTTCAACCTGTCGCTGGATCCGGTGACCGCGCTGGAGTACCACGACGAGACGCTGCCGGCGGAGGGGGCGAAGGTGGCGCACTTCTGCTCGATGTGCGGGCCGAAGTTCTGCTCGATGAAGATCACGCAGGAGCTGCGGGCGGCGGCGGAAGCGGGGATGGCGGAGAAGGCGGCGGAGTTCCGGGAGAAGGGGGGCGAGATCTATCTGCCGGAAGTGGTGGGAACCTGAGTGGCCGCGCCCGCACGCTTCACCGCGCGCGGGCGCACTCTCCCGGCGGGTAAGGCACGGCGCGGCGACGGCCTTCGCCCGCGTCCGGGTCGGTCGACTCGAGGTACGCGCGGGCGAAGCGGCGGCCCAGCTCGCGTGTCGCGGGGGAATCGAAGTGAACGCTGTCGCCCTTGTGACCCAGCCCGTCGGCTGGGACGAAGACGACGTTGTCGAGGATGGTGGGCAGGGAGCGGTGCACGCTATCCACAGCGGCCCGATACGGTGACCACGGCACACCGGCGAAGCACCCCAACCCCCCGACCAGGAAAGGGAGGTCCGGCGCACCCAGGTCACCGCGGAACCGTTCGACCAGCCGGATGAGCCGCTCGCCGTAGAGTGGCGCCCTCTCGGCATTCGCGTCGCTCTCGCCCTGGTGCCAGAGAATCGCCTTGAACTCGCCCCGCCTCGCCGCGATTCGGGCGCGGGCGAGCGCGTCGTCGTAGGGATGGGAGTTGGTCTGGTCGTGCCATCCGCCAGGCTCCCAGGTCGAGATCGGCGACCCGCCGACAGCCGTCGGCACCAGTCCCACCACCACCGCTGGATCGCTCTCCACCAGCACGCGCGCGAAGGCGAGTCCAGGCCCCACTCCGGCGACCGGCTTGTCGAAGTGTAGCGGCTCAGCCGCCGGTACCCACGCACCGCGCTGGTCGAGCATCCAGATACGGGGGTGGGTGGCGCGGTCCTTCGCCTTCACCTCACCCCGCCCCGCCATGTTCGACTGCCCCGCAAGCAGGAAGAGGTGCATCGGCGCCGGAGCGTCCGCGGAGGGCGGCGCGGGCGTGGATGTGGTGGCGCAGCTCGCGGAGAGGATCATCGCCGCCAGTGCGACCAGGCAGCTGAGTTGGCTGCGCGGGCGCAGGGATTCGTTCATGACCGCCGTGTCGAAAGGGTTGTGGGCAGGGATGCACCCGGGAGGGCGATGGGGTGAACGGCGCACCCTACCGCCCCGCCACCCAGGCGAGCCCGTCCGGCTGGCGGCCCGCCGAAATCCGACCCACCACCTCGAGCGTAGAGAGGTCCAGAACGGCGACGTAGTCGTCCGGCGTGGCCGCGACGTAGGCGCGCGCCCCGTCGGGCTGGATCTCGATGCCGGCTGCGCCGCTGCCCACCTGCACGCGCTTCACCGGTTGCCGCGACGCCACGTCGAAGATCGCCACCTCCGGGTTCCGCAGCATGGACACGATCGCCCGCCTCCCGTCCGGCGTGATCTTGAGTCGGTTGGCGCTGCGGACGTCGGCGTCGATCGTCTGAGCGACTCGCTTTCCGGGGAGGTCTATGACCGTGATCGTTCCATCGCCCGCGTTCGCCACCCACACCTCCTGTTCATCGGGCGAGATGTCGAAGCCTTCGGCCCCCGGCCCGGCGGGGACGACGGTCTGGGCGGGGCCACCCGGTGCTCCCAGCTCGACGATGCTCACGCTCCCGGACCCGGTGTTGGTGGCCACGGCCAGTCCGGCGTCGGCGGTCATCTCGATCATATGGGTGCGGTCCTGGCCGGTGCGGAAGGTCCAGTCGACGCGGTTGGTCTCCGGGTCGTAGCTGCCGATGGCGCCGGCACCTTCTGCCGTGAACCAGACCTTGCCGTCGGCGTAGGCCAGCCCGTGCGGATTGCGTAGCTCGCCCAGGTCGATGACGGGGAGCACCTCCCGGTTCACCAGGTCGACGACCGTGAGGGTGTTGTGGGGGGTGTAGTTCGAGATGTAGGCGCGCGTGCCGTCGTCGGAAGCGATCACCTCGTGCGGGTTGGGCCCCGAGGGCACCCGCCAGAGGACGTCACCGGTGGCGGGATCGACGACGCTCAGGGTCTCGTCGCCCTTGGAGAGTACCAGCAGGCGGCCGGGAGCCTGAGCTACCAGGGGCATGGCGAGGGCGACCAGCCCGATCACGGGCATGATGCCGCGGAGTGTGGTGCGGCTGAGGAATCGCATGGGCACCTCCGGTACCGGGTGCGTGGGCGGTGGCGGGCACGATCGGGAAAGTAGACGCGGTGCAGCCGCTTGTCACCACTCCTGTGCCCGTATTCAGAGAGACGCTGGGCAGAGGCATTGCTGGCTCTCACCTTACCCGGATCGTCGCCTCGATCCGGATGGGAACGCTACACGAGGCAGCGATGAAGCACCGCTCGTGTGCAGCCTCGTCAGTGCCTGCGCCCGTCGCACCGATTGGGCGTCCGCGACTGTGACGACAGGTCGTAGGACGATTGCACTGAAGCGCCCACCACCGCCAGCCTCGAGCATCAGGGTTGCGCGGGCATTGTCCTGGTAGGCGGTCACCCGTACTCCCTCCCGCGCGCAGAGCGACAGGTAGGAAAGCATGTGACAGGAGGCCACCGCTGCGACGAAGAGGTCCTCGGGGTCGTGTCGCTCGGGCCGACCGCGGAAAGCGGGGTTGGCGCTGCCGGCGATCGTCGGTTTCCCTTCGATCTCCACAACATATTCCCGGTCATAGGCGAAGTAGCTCTCCGTGCCGCTGCCGCGGTTGCCCGTCCAGGTGATGCGTGCGGCATACGAGTGGCCAGTGACGGCGGTGGTGGTCACGTTTTCCTCCGAAATCAGAAAGGCGTGTGGATATTAGCAATCCCACGAGACAACCTGGCCCGGCTTTGCTTCGGTCGCGGCCGAAAGGTCCCTGCCTATCTTTGGGTGTTGAGGACCGGCTGTCTCCCGGACGCTCGTGGTGCACCGGGGGCGCGAACCTCTTACTAGCGGACCCCGGGAGGTCAGGTGAAGAGAGTCGCGAGCGGGCCAACACGCATATTCAGCGGGAGGGGTAGATGATCAGTGATGCTTCCATCGCGCCTGTAGCCGCGTTGATCGCGGATCCGACGCGTGCGGTAATTCTCTGCGCCCTCGCGGACGGGCGGGTGAGACCCGCCGGAGAGCTCGCCCGGGAGGCGGGGGTGAGCGCGTCGACTGCGAGCGAGCACCTGAGCCGGTTGCTCGAGGGAGGGTTGGTCGAGGTCGAGCGGCATGGACGACATCGCTACTACCGCGTGAGCGGAGAGCGGGTGGTCACGGCGCTCGAGGCCATCGGTGCGCTGGCACGCCCGGGACCGGCCCTGCCCCATCGACGCGCCGCCGTCGCGCGAGACCTGAGGCACGCCCGCGCCTGCTATGACCACCTCGCTGGCACTCTCGGCGTCGCCCTCGCCCGCGCCCTCGTGGAGCGGGGGGTGCTTCATAGCCACAACGGGCATTATGAGCTTCCCGAGGCGGGTTCCAGGTTCCTCGCCGACGGGCTGGGAGTGGACGTGGCCCGAGCGCGTGCCTCCAGGCGGCAGTTCGCCCGTGCCTGCCTCGACTGGACCGAGCGCTCGCATCACATTGCGGGGGCGCTCGGCGCGGAGCTCCTGCGCCGGCTGCTCGAGCTGGGGTGGCTCGAGCGCTCGGCCGGAAGTCGGATTCTGCGGGTGACGCACGCCGGAAGGCGCGGGTTCCAGGAGTCCTTCGAGATCGACGCTCTGGCTCTGCGTTACCAGTGAGGATGGAGCCGCCACAGTACCCGCCCCAGGGTGCCCGTCCCGCCGATTTCTAGTGCGGGCGCCCACAAGGGGCGTCCCCACGGGCTGGTCTCGTGCCAGGCGCCGGGCCCTTGCCATCCGAGGAAGCCCGGTAGCCGCCGAACGCCGCGGAGTGTCCGGTCGCATGACGCGGATACAGCGAGGCGCCCCCCGCGACCTCTCCCGCCGCCCGAATCCGATTTACCTTTCAGAGACCAGGGCGCTTGCGAAAGCTCGATCGCCGATATCTCCTTTCCTAACTCCCTCCTCCCTCAGCGGACGGCCGTCCCATGTCCAGAACGCTGAAGTACCGCCAGCAGGTCGGTGATTTCCGGGCACGCATCGAGCGCATCCTCCGGACCGGGCCGACCTCGCCCGGCTCGCGCCGCATCCACATCGACACCACGGGAACCCGGACCAGGCGCGTCCCCTTCCGCACCACGGAAGAGCACCTCGCCCTGTACGGTCACGCCCGCCACTACTCGGTGGCGCGAATCCTCGCGCTTCTCGCCCTCGTGCGCGAGGTGGAGAAGACCCACCTGCGACCACACCGCGTGAGCGTGCAGCCGACCGGCGCGATCTGGCAGGCCTACAAGGGCACAGCCGAGTACAACGCCTGCCACACCTGCCCCTCGTTTCTGCTGTTCGACGGACAGCTTCCCAGCCAGATCACCACCAACCGCGCGCTCCAGCGCCACCTGGTGGTCGAGTTCTCCGACTGCATGTTGATGCCTCGCTCGGTGAACGAGGTCGACATCTTCCTGGACGAAGCTGCGGGGCGAGCAGGCTTCGCTACCGCGGCCGAGCAGGTGCTGAACGACCGCAGCATCGACTGGCAGGAAGGCGTCGAGATCTTCCGCGAAGAGGTACGCTCCGTGCTCGGTCCCATCGGCGAGCTCTACCACCTCCCGCCGGGCCGCGACCTGCAGCTCCGCGATCCGGAGGCACAGCAATTCCTCGATGCCCTCACCGCCTACTTCGAGGGCCTGTTCCTGCGCCGGGTGGGGGAGAACGAGATGCGAAACTTCATCGGCCAGGTGCTCGCCGAGATGGGCAGCGGCCAATAGCGCATCTTCCCGGCGCATCCTCCCCCGACTGCCGGATGACGCAGCTGCGAGCCCGACGCCGACGGACGTATTCCGTTCGCCGTGGCGCGATCACCACCGCTGTGGGCATTGCGGCTGCGGCAATGGTGGCAGTCCTCGCCGGATGCGACGCCCTCGCGCCGACAGGTGACGACGCGCCCGAAGCGCGCGTCCGACCTCGCGTGGTGGTCACCACCGATCCCGAGCTCGACGACTACAACTCGCTCATCCGCTTCCTTCTGTACGCCCCCGATTTCCGCATCGAGGGGCTGATCTACGCGAGCAGCCAGTTCCACTGGAAGGGGGACGGCAAGGGAACCAAATGGTACGTGCCCGGACGCGAATACACCCGCTTCGGCCTCGACCTGTGCCCGTGCGAATCGTGGCGCTGGCCGGAAGAGGAACGCTTCATCCACGACGCCGTGGAAGCCTACGCGGAGGTGTACGACAACCTCCGCGTTCATCACCTCGGCTACCCTGACCCGCAGGAGCTGCGATCCAAGATCCGGATCGGCAACGTCGAGTTCGACGGCGACATCTCGCGCGATTCGCCAGGATCGAACCTGATCCGCTCGCTCCTGCTCGACGAAGGGGAGGGACCCATCCACCTGCTGGCCTGGGGCGGCCAGAGCACGATCGCCCGGGCCCTCAAGTCGATCCAGGAGGAGTTCGAAGGAACTGCCGACTGGCCGGCACTGCATCAGAAGATCTCGCGGAAGGCGGTCATCCACGCCTTTGGTGACCAGGACGACACCTACGCGACCTACATCGGCCCGAACTGGCCCGAGATCGAGTTTCGGGAGGTGTCCACGCAGACGTGGGGGTACAGCGCGCGGTCGGCCGTCCTGCGTGAGGACCAGGTCTATCTGAGCGCGGAATGGACGCGGGACAACGTGTCCAGGCAGGGGCCGCTGGGGGCGCTGTACCGGGTCTGGGGCGACGGCAAGCAGATGGTGCCCGGCGATCGCTTCGACTACTTCGGCCTGGCCGGCGACCGCACCGGGGAGGAGCTCCGCGCCATGGGCTACATCGTCTGGATGCCGGTCCAGGAGCCGGGCTCCTGGATTTCCGAGGGTGATTCCCCCACCTTCCTGAACCTTCTGGACAACGGCTTGCGCGCCGACGAGGATTCTGCCTTCGGTGGTTGGGGAGGCCGTGCGGGAGTCGATATCGGGCCGGAGGGGCCCAGTTCGCAGTACCCCTCCGCCCGCTTTTTCGCGGTGGCGCAGCGTGACTTCGCGGCACGGCTTCGCTGGTCGGTGACGGAGCGGTACGAGGACGCCAACCACCCGCCGGAGATACGGGTGCGAGGAGGATTGGACCGCCGAGCCCGTCCCGGAGAGGTTCTGCGAATCGAGGGCGCGGCCAGCGACCCGGATGGGGACCGAGTGTCGTTGCGATGGTGGCAGTACTCGGATGCGGGCACCTATGATGGGACGGTTCCCCTCGGCCCCGAAGGGCGCGAGGTCATCATCCGCATTCCCGACGACGCGCGGCCGGGTGACACCATCCACCTCGTCCTCGAGGCGAGCGACGACGGGGATCCGGCCCTCACCCGGTACCGGCGAGTGATCGTCGTGGTGGCGGGTTGAAGGGATTGCATTGCTTTGACCGGCGGGACTATGCGAAACCCCATGATCCTCCTCCGCTCCATCACACGGCGACAACTGCCGTTGGCCACACTCCTCCTGACAGCCGGGTGCGCGTCCTCACCCGAGCCCGCTCAAGCGCCCGATCCAGAACCGGCCCCTCCTGTGGCGACCGTCCCGGTGGACCTGCCGGCCGTGCCGTCAGCGCCCGCTAATCCCCCACAGGAGGAAGATCGACGGGAGCCAACGGCGGAGCCGTGGACGGGCCCAGGCCCGGCGCCTCTGCCAGGCGCAGTGCTCCCCGCCCGCCGCATTGTCGCCTATTACGGCAACCCGCTATCCAGGGGGATGGGGATCCTGGGCGCGCTGCCGCCGGAGCAGATGCTGGCGCGCCTCGACGGCGAGGTTGCAAAGTGGAATGCGGCCGATCCTGGCACGCCCGCCGTCCCCGCCCTGCACCTGATCGCGGTGGTTGCCCACGCCGACCCGGGTTGGGACGGCAAGTATCGCGGGCGGGTGTCGGACGAGGTCGTGGAGCGGGTGGCGGGCTGGGCCGAGGATCACGATGCCCTGCTCTTCCTCGACATTCAGCCGGGGCTGAGCACCGTTCAGGACGAGTTGCCGCGACTCGAGAAGTACCTGCGGCGGCCGACGGTGCACCTCGGGCTCGACCCCGAGTTCTCGATGAAGCAGGGGCACAGGCCGGGCACTCGCATCGGCACCATGAGCGCGGACGACATCAACTTGGCCATCGACTTCCTGGCAGCGCTCGTTCGGCGCTATGACCTGCCTCCCAAGGTGCTGGTTGTGCATCGCTTCACCCGCAACATGATCACCAACACGGACGACATCCGGCTGCGGCCGGAGGTCCAGGTGGTCATCAACATGGATGGATTCGGCTCCCCGTCGCTCAAGCGGCGGAGCTACCAGGCGTTCGTAGCCAACGATCCGGTCCAGTTCACCGGATTCAAGCTCTTCTATCATAACGACACGAAGGCGGGCCACCCCTTGATGACGCCCGAGCAGATCCTGGAGCTGGAGCCGGAGCCGGTTTACATCCAGTACCACTAGCGCGTACCATCCCCTTCTTCTCCCGACGGGGCGATTATCGGAAAGCCATCGATTTCGCGGGCCTTGATCGGCTCGGTCTGCCGCAGGCGCCCCTTGCGAGTCCGCGTCCGGTCCGGCCGCGCCGTCGCCGTCTGTCGCGGGCGCCGCAGCTCACCCACCGCTCACCGGGGAGAGGCTGATGCCGGATACCGATCAGATCGCCGGGCCCGAGACCCGAATCCGGGTCGGACGCATCAGGCGACGCCGCTGTTCGCGGTGCTCGGCGTGTTGACGACCTACACTCAGGTGCCGCTACTGCTCAGCTAGGAGGACGACGATATCCATGGGCTCGATCGACAGCGGTCGGACGCGGCGAGGTGACGGAG
This window harbors:
- a CDS encoding DUF1080 domain-containing protein produces the protein MRVATLALLMVMMGSCAASSSGQEEWISLFDGATLSGWEGNEEYFRVENGVIVGGTTAAPIPQNEFLCSENSYGDFEMELEFRLDEGVNSGVQIRSERIPDSHETIGYQADLGAGYWGAIYDESRRNRVLIAPEDSLIERTLDPTGWNHYRILAQGPRIQLFINGERTVDYTETEPDIAQSGLICLQIHSGPPGEVRFRELRIRELDAAGGDPAE
- a CDS encoding sialate O-acetylesterase gives rise to the protein MNESLRPRSQLSCLVALAAMILSASCATTSTPAPPSADAPAPMHLFLLAGQSNMAGRGEVKAKDRATHPRIWMLDQRGAWVPAAEPLHFDKPVAGVGPGLAFARVLVESDPAVVVGLVPTAVGGSPISTWEPGGWHDQTNSHPYDDALARARIAARRGEFKAILWHQGESDANAERAPLYGERLIRLVERFRGDLGAPDLPFLVGGLGCFAGVPWSPYRAAVDSVHRSLPTILDNVVFVPADGLGHKGDSVHFDSPATRELGRRFARAYLESTDPDAGEGRRRAVPYPPGECARAR
- a CDS encoding LLM class flavin-dependent oxidoreductase, translating into MEIGIYSFVERTPDPETGALISEQERMRNLLEEIELADELGLDVFGIGEHHRPDYISSAPAVILAAAAARTKRIRLTSAVTVLSSDDPVRVFQQFAALDLISGGRAEIMAGRGSFIESFPLFGYDLDDYDALFAEKLELLLKLREDTHITWRGRYRPPIEGLGIYPRPVQNPLPVWIAVGGTPQSVVRAGTLGIPMALAIIGGTPDRFVPFVELYREALQRAGHDPEKVPVSINSHGYIADDARQAIDDAYGPYSITMGRIGRERGWAPPTRARFEAECSPHGALLVGDPQQVIDKILYEHELFGHERFLMQVTVGTMPHQKVLRSIELLGTVVAPAVRAALARGSETPG
- the thiC gene encoding phosphomethylpyrimidine synthase ThiC, with the translated sequence MTNDNATLVRGRKRQGPTVTAGDYGENFPASRRVYVEGRYGVRVPMREIQLSGGEPPLRVYDTSGPLGVDVREGLPPLRESWIRARGGVEEVERSYRPIEGKPSVELPPSLTRRTLRGTGPVTQMYYARRGEITPEMEFVALREGMDPEFVRSEVARGRAIIPANINHPELEPMIIGRAFKVKINANIGNSAVTSSIEEEVEKLRWATLWGADTVMDLSTGKHIHETREWIIRNSPVPIGTVPIYQALEKVGGVPEELTWEIYRDTLIEQAEQGVDYFTVHAGVLLRYIPLTANRVTGIVSRGGSIIAKWCLAHHQENFLYTKFPEICEIMRAYDVSFSLGDGLRPGSLADANDEAQFAELRTQGELTRIAWNFDVQTMCEGPGHVPMHLIRENMDKQLDWCHEAPFYTLGPLVTDIAPGYDHITSAIGAAQIGWYGTAMLCYVTPKEHLGLPNRDDVKQGVIAYRIAAHAADLAKGHPRAREWDDALSKARFEFRWRDQFNLSLDPVTALEYHDETLPAEGAKVAHFCSMCGPKFCSMKITQELRAAAEAGMAEKAAEFREKGGEIYLPEVVGT
- a CDS encoding winged helix-turn-helix domain-containing protein; translation: MISDASIAPVAALIADPTRAVILCALADGRVRPAGELAREAGVSASTASEHLSRLLEGGLVEVERHGRHRYYRVSGERVVTALEAIGALARPGPALPHRRAAVARDLRHARACYDHLAGTLGVALARALVERGVLHSHNGHYELPEAGSRFLADGLGVDVARARASRRQFARACLDWTERSHHIAGALGAELLRRLLELGWLERSAGSRILRVTHAGRRGFQESFEIDALALRYQ
- a CDS encoding DUF1593 domain-containing protein, which codes for MTQLRARRRRTYSVRRGAITTAVGIAAAAMVAVLAGCDALAPTGDDAPEARVRPRVVVTTDPELDDYNSLIRFLLYAPDFRIEGLIYASSQFHWKGDGKGTKWYVPGREYTRFGLDLCPCESWRWPEEERFIHDAVEAYAEVYDNLRVHHLGYPDPQELRSKIRIGNVEFDGDISRDSPGSNLIRSLLLDEGEGPIHLLAWGGQSTIARALKSIQEEFEGTADWPALHQKISRKAVIHAFGDQDDTYATYIGPNWPEIEFREVSTQTWGYSARSAVLREDQVYLSAEWTRDNVSRQGPLGALYRVWGDGKQMVPGDRFDYFGLAGDRTGEELRAMGYIVWMPVQEPGSWISEGDSPTFLNLLDNGLRADEDSAFGGWGGRAGVDIGPEGPSSQYPSARFFAVAQRDFAARLRWSVTERYEDANHPPEIRVRGGLDRRARPGEVLRIEGAASDPDGDRVSLRWWQYSDAGTYDGTVPLGPEGREVIIRIPDDARPGDTIHLVLEASDDGDPALTRYRRVIVVVAG
- a CDS encoding OsmC family protein; this encodes MTTTAVTGHSYAARITWTGNRGSGTESYFAYDREYVVEIEGKPTIAGSANPAFRGRPERHDPEDLFVAAVASCHMLSYLSLCAREGVRVTAYQDNARATLMLEAGGGGRFSAIVLRPVVTVADAQSVRRAQALTRLHTSGASSLPRVAFPSGSRRRSG
- a CDS encoding cytochrome D1 domain-containing protein, coding for MRFLSRTTLRGIMPVIGLVALAMPLVAQAPGRLLVLSKGDETLSVVDPATGDVLWRVPSGPNPHEVIASDDGTRAYISNYTPHNTLTVVDLVNREVLPVIDLGELRNPHGLAYADGKVWFTAEGAGAIGSYDPETNRVDWTFRTGQDRTHMIEMTADAGLAVATNTGSGSVSIVELGAPGGPAQTVVPAGPGAEGFDISPDEQEVWVANAGDGTITVIDLPGKRVAQTIDADVRSANRLKITPDGRRAIVSMLRNPEVAIFDVASRQPVKRVQVGSGAAGIEIQPDGARAYVAATPDDYVAVLDLSTLEVVGRISAGRQPDGLAWVAGR